A window of the Henningerozyma blattae CBS 6284 chromosome 10, complete genome genome harbors these coding sequences:
- the TBLA0J02010 gene encoding uncharacterized protein (similar to Saccharomyces cerevisiae END3 (YNL084C); ancestral locus Anc_2.207): MPKLDQDEIKKYWKIFTTLKPSDNKVNYDQVKPILYNSKLDTSVTNKIWFLADIDDDDNLDFEEFVICMRLLFDMVNKVTTEVPKELPDWLVPGSKTKLLEERKKNTEKERESDPKVEVKQVNWNVTDFQKSEYQSILNSISNNDQFTFASLSLNLKSKFFNLANSDYDKMWQLVNPKNLPSVQKYPAFYFIHILKQRNDLGCELPTTLPSQLAEICRNQASTPTNPKSIQNNPKPSTTSTTTTTTTSSTSTSTINKTNIPPVSPTNYNGNTALLKEQYEGLLRYKRQIANAVPTNSSATVNVSAIMDDLKSMEEQVASLEGFLNNRKTELQSINDQVKTFERN; this comes from the coding sequence ATGCCAAAATTAGATCAGGAtgaaattaagaaatattgGAAAATCTTCACAACTTTAAAACCTTCTGATAATAAAGTAAATTATGATCAAGTCAAACCAATCCTTTACAATTCAAAACTAGATACATCAGTGACGAATAAGATTTGGTTTCTTGCcgatattgatgatgatgataatttagATTTCGAAGAATTCGTCATTTGTATGAGGTTGTTATTTGATATGGTTAATAAAGTCACTACAGAGGTACCAAAGGAATTACCAGATTGGTTAGTACCAGGTAGTAAGACTAAATTGTTagaagaaagaaagaaaaatactGAAAAGGAAAGAGAAAGTGATCCAAAAGTTGAAGTTAAGCAAGTCAATTGGAATGTAActgattttcaaaaaagtGAATATCAATCCATCTTAAATTCTATCTCTAATAATGATCAATTCACCTTCGcttctttatctttaaatttaaaatcaaaattctttaatctGGCTAATTCAGATTATGATAAGATGTGGCAGTTAGTTAATCCAAAAAATTTGCCTTCAGTTCAAAAATATCCtgctttttatttcattcatattttaaaacaacGGAATGATTTAGGTTGTGAATTACCAACTACATTACCAAGTCAATTGGCTGAAATATGTAGAAATCAAGCTTCAACTCCAACAAATCCAAAATCAATCCAAAATAATCCAAAACCAAGCACAACTTCTACTACAACTACAACTACAACTTCCTCTACCTCTACATCTACTATAAATAAGACAAATATACCACCTGTCTCACCAACAAATTATAATGGTAACACCGCCCTACTGAAAGAACAGTACGAAGGTTTACTTCGTTATAAAAGACAAATAGCAAATGCTGTCCCCACTAATTCAAGCGCTACTGTAAACGTTAGTGCTATAATGGatgatttgaaaagtatGGAAGAACAAGTCGCTTCTTTGGAAGGCTTCTTGAATAATAGAAAGACTGAATTACAATCGATTAATGATCAAGTTAAGActtttgaaagaaattga